CTGCCAGCACACCGGAGGTGATCACGTGCCAGCCCCCGGGAATCCGCTGGTCTCCCGGGCAAAGCTCCCGCTCGCCGCCTGGCTCACCATCACCGCCCTGGCCGCAGCAGGCCTGGGCCTCCTCACCCGCCCTCCCCTCGCCTCGGCCCAGCCCTGGCACCCCCTCTGCCTGGTCTACCACCACCTGGTGCCCGAGCGGTTCCTCCATACGGCCCACAAGCTCAACGGGGCCACCCTCGCCGTGGAAGACTTCGCCGCCCAAATGCAGTACCTCGCCTCCCACGGGGACCGCGTCATAACCCTCACCCAGTTCGAGAACATGCTCGACCGCAAGCAGGCCATCCCACCCAGGGCGGTGATGCTCACCTTCGCCGACGGCTACGAAAGCGTCTACCGCTACGCCTTCCCCGTGCTCAAACGATACCACTTCCCCGCCACCGTGTTCCTCATCACCTCGCTGGCGGGCAAGAGCCCGCCTAATCCCGACCCAGCCGCGATCACCTACCTCACCTGGTCTCAGGTCCGCGAGATGTACGAAAGCGGCCTGGTCGACTTCCAAAGCCACACCCACGACATG
The sequence above is drawn from the Bacillota bacterium genome and encodes:
- a CDS encoding polysaccharide deacetylase family protein, producing MPAPGNPLVSRAKLPLAAWLTITALAAAGLGLLTRPPLASAQPWHPLCLVYHHLVPERFLHTAHKLNGATLAVEDFAAQMQYLASHGDRVITLTQFENMLDRKQAIPPRAVMLTFADGYESVYRYAFPVLKRYHFPATVFLITSLAGKSPPNPDPAAITYLTWSQVREMYESGLVDFQSHTHDMHHFVPGHPFPSPALVASPPEQVLADLKASRRAISEHLGYLPTALAYPYRAYTSETAQLARQAGFRLAFTTRPGPSLPPDLQRYALPRVLVFPHTSWFTWRHFVLRVLSLTLSDRCFFTLVG